The DNA segment ATAACGCTGTATTGTTTTAGTTACTTGCTCAGGTGTCTCATTGACAAACTCAAGGCGGAAGTGACGTAAACCCAAGCTTATCAAACGCTGTACGTATTCTGCTCCGGTTTGGGCTGTGCCGTTGAATACAGTATTACGGCAGCCTGCGTCTGCTTGTAGGACGTGTTCACTACCCACGCGATCGCGCAATTTCACTTCATGTTTTTCACAAGGTCTGCCACAATTGGTATAGTCAGTTCCTTCTGAGAGAAAGGCGCAAAATACACAATGCTCCATGTGGAACATTGGTATATGTTGATGGATTGTCACCTCAAACCACTGGGCTGGGCAACTGGTAAGTAAGTTTTCTAGTTGATTGATATTTAAATCATAGGATGCTGTCAACCGTTTCAAACCAAAGTTTTGCTTAAAGTAGTCGGCGGTTAAGGGGTTGGCAACATTCAGCGAAAAATCACCAATGCAAATATCGCCTGCAAAAAATTCTAACTGGTCGTAGTTGCGGATCAGATAACCATCGGCGTTGGCGGCGCGGACTTGCTGTAAAATCCAGTTTTCGCCGGGTTTGGTAATGCGGGGTGGGGCGACGAAGATTTGGGGAAAAGCAGGGGGCAGGGAGCCGGAAGAGAAGTCGCAAGGAGGGTTTCCCTCCGGGCGAACTTCGGGGGCAGAGGGAGGGCTTAGTTTTTGTTTTTCTTGTCTGACTTCATGTACTATTTTTACTGCTTCTTTGTAGGTGCGGGGATCTTCAAATTCGCAGTATAGGGTTTCGACATCGGTTTTTAGGGCGGCTTGGAGTTGCTTGAGGTTGCGGACTAGAACGATGAGGGAGGGGGAGATAGGGGATGGGGGAGATAAAGGGGGGAGGAGGTCTTGAAAAGAAACATGACTACGTAGTTGCCAGCGTTTCGGTTGACTGCGTAATTCTTCTAATTGAGTGACAACTTCTCGCCGCATCCGATTTAACTCACTGACGGGAACCATGACAGCACCACTGAGGTGATTGGTGAGGGTTCTTAAACGGAAGGGGGTGTTACCAAGACGACCGAATTGTTCTTGTAGACGTTCTGTATCTAAGGGTTTGGTGTGGGCTGCAACTAATGAGATTGCTGATTCTACTTGTACAATGTTACCGAGTTCATCGCGGGCGATCGCTATCAATGGCTGACCAATTTCCCCATGAATTTCCCAGTCTATGGGACGTTGAAATTGGGGATTATCGCCAGCAAAGCTTTGGCGCAGCTGTTTATCAAGTTCTGGGTCGCTAGTTTTCCACAGTTTATCTCCTACATGAACGCGGCGGAAGTTCACATTACCTTGACCAAAGCTTAATACTGCTTCTTTACCCTTCTGCACTACCCCATAGACTCGACCGCCTTCTTCTTTTGCCTCTGGATGACCACAGTCAAACACCACACCATCCCCTGGCTTCACAGGCGCTTCTAATTTAATTGTCACCTCTTCATGGCGAATGCGGCTGACTTCACCTAAGTAAACCCCTCGCTTCTTGCCAAATCTGGCGTGAACTAGTTCTTGATTGTTAATTCCCTGAAACCAACCCGTGTAAAGTCCACGAGAAAAAGCCATTTCTAAGTCGTAGCGTTCTTGATGTGATACATGATCCCTTTGTGAGTGTCCTATCACCCGATCTAATGCTTGTCGATAGACACGGGTAACATTAGCCACATACTCTGGAGCTTTTAACCGCCCTTCAATTTTGAGACTTGTCACTCCTGACTTGACCAAATCAGGCAAGATTTCTAATCCTGCTAAATCTTGGGGGCTGAGTAAATATTTGCGTTCCCCTAAATCTGTAATTTCCCCATCAACAGTTAATTCATAGGGCATTCGGCAAGCCTGGGCGCACTCACCACGATTAGCAGAACGTCCCCCCAAGGCTTCACTAGTCAAACATTGACCAGAATAGGCTACACATAAAGCCCCGTGAACAAAAACTTCTAGGGGTAGAGAAGCAGCCCTTTGAGCAATCTGCTGTTGAATCTTGTTAATTTCCGCAAGAGAACATTCACGGGCTAGTACTACCAATTCACAACCAAGAGACTTGGCAAATTCCACGCCAGCCGGGCTAGTGATGGTCATTTGTGTGGAAGCATGAATGGGAAAATCCGGTGACAGATGACGGATAAGCCGACAAATACCCACATCCTGCACAATCACCGCATCCACACCAGCAGCAATAATTGTGCGGAGATACTGCTGCGCTTCCCCCAATTCTTGGGGAAAAATCAGTGTATTGACGGTGACATAACCTTTCACACCCCGCAGGTGCAAGAATGCCATTAATTCCGGTAAATCCGCCTCAGTAAAATTTTGCGCCCGCATTCTGGCGTTAAACCTATCCAAACCAAAATAAATCGCATCTGCCCCATTTTCTATAGCAGCTTTAGCACATTCCCAGTTACCAGCCGGTGCGAGGATGTCAGGACGTGGAAAGGAGGATTGGGGATTTTGTCTGTCAGCGCTTTTCATCAAGTTTGCGAAAGGTTATGTATCACCGTAGTAATTTTATCTAAGAAAAACTGGGGACAGGAAGGGAATCAGCAATTACCAATGATGTATTTATATCAGTAACTTAACGTAATTAGTGGAGCGATCGCGTCATTTATTGCCGGGTTTATCTTAGGCAAACCAGGGTTATTTATCTCTAAAGACGGCAAACACCACATTAACGTTACGGTTGACCCTAATTACTCAAAGTATTAATTCTCATAAATTAGACAGAGTGACAGCAGTTTAATCCATGAACCAGCTAAAAACAAATTTTAAAATTAACCGTCCCATTCAAGGTTCGGGAAACCACCCTTCATGGACTGGCGATCCCTGAGCTTCAGTATATATATCAGCATAACTTGGAATTTCCCAGCCAGGAAGACCAAATCAAAGGTTATGGATACTGAACTGACTGCTTTTTTCACTAGTTAGTTCAAGAATTAAGCCCTTTATATTCCCATTCATTTGTAGTTATACGGAGCCAGCACCTAAAATGGCAAAAGTAGTTGGAATTGACTTAGGAACAACTAACTCCTGCGTCGCAGTAATGGAAGGTGGTAAACCCACAGTTATTGCCAACGCAGAAGGTTTCCGCACCACACCGTCGGTAGTGGCATTTGCTAAAAACGGCGATACCCTAGTAGGGCAAATCGCCAAGCGCCAAGCGGTGATGAACCCCGAAAATACTTTCTATTCTGTTAAGCGCTTTATTGGTCGTCGCTACGACGAAGTTACAAACGAAGCTACAGAAGTTTCTTACAAAGTCCTCAGCAGTGGCGGTAACGTTAAGGTAGACTCTCCTGGAGCCGGTAAACAATTTGCTCCAGAAGAAATTTCTGCCAAGGTTCTCCGCAAACTAGTGGAAGATGCTAGTAAATATCTTGGTGAAACTGTAACCCAAGCAGTAATTACCGTTCCCGCGTACTTCAATGACTCCCAACGTCAAGCGACTAAAGACGCTGGTAAGATCGCTGGTATTGAAGTCATGCGGATTATCAACGAACCAACAGCCGCTTCTTTGGCTTACGGTTTTGATAAAAAGAGCAATGAAACCATCCTCGTATTTGACCTTGGTGGTGGTACATTCGACGTATCTGTCCTAGAAGTAGGCGACGGCGTATTTGAAGTATTGGCTACTTCTGGTGATACCCACCTTGGTGGTGACGACTTCGATAAAAAAATCGTTGATTTCCTAGCTGAACAGTTTAGAAAAGACGAAGGTATTGACCTCCGCAAAGACAAACAAGCACTGCAACGCTTAACCGAAGCAGCAGAGAAAGCCAAGATTGAGCTTTCCAGCGTGACCCAAGCAGAAATCAACCTTCCATTCATCACCGCTACCCAGGACGGCCCCAAACACCTGGATATGACTCTGACTCGCGCTAAGTTTGAAGAACTTTGTGCTGACTTGATTGACCGTTGCCGTATTCCCGTCGAACAGGCGCTACGGGATGCCAAACTCAAGAAAGAGAATATTGATGAAGTTGTTTTAGTTGGTGGTTCTACCCGTATCCCCGCCGTACAACAACTCGTTAAGAATCTGTTAGGTAGAGAACCAAATCAAACTGTTAACCCTGATGAAGTTGTGGCAGTTGGCGCAGCGATTCAAGCAGGTGTACTGGGTGGTGAAGTTACAGGCATCTTGTTGTTAGATGTAACACCATTATCCTTGGGTGTAGAAACCTTGGGTGGTGTGATGACCAAGATTATCCCCCGTAACACCACAATTCCTACCAAGAAATCAGAAGTATTCTCTACCGCCGTGGATGGTCAAACCAACGTGGAAATTCACGTCCTCCAAGGTGAGAGGGAATTTGCTAACGATAACAAGAGCTTGGGAACCTTCCGCCTTGATGGTATTCCCCCAGCACCACGAGGTGTTCCCCAAATCGAAGTGGTATTCGACATTGATGCTAACGGTATCCTGAACGTCACCGCTAAGGACAAAGGTACTGGTAAGGAACAGTCCATCAGTATTACTGGTGCTTCCACTCTGGATAAAACTGACATTGACCGCATGGTGAGAGAAGCGGAACAAAACGCTTCATCTGACAAAGAACGCCGGGAAAAAATTGAGCGTAAAAACCAAGCCGATTCTTTGGCTTACCAAGCTGAGAAGCAGCTACAAGAATTGGGGGATAAAGTCCCCGAAGCGGATAAAACCAAAGTTGAAGGTTTAGTGAAAGACCTGCGGGAAGCGGTTGCTAAGGAAGACGACGAGCAAATCAAGAAACTGACCCCAGAATTGCAACAAGCATTGTTCGCAGTTGGTAGCAACATCTATCAACAAGCTGGTGGCGGTGCTGCACCAGGTGCGGCTCCTCAAGATGGCGGTACTACTTCATCTGATGGTGGTGATGATGTAATTGACGCTGATTTTACAGAGACTAAATAATCTTGGTAATGATTTAAGATACATTAATTTGTACCTACTCAATATTACCCACCCAAGCATTGACTTGGGTGGGAATTTTTTTTATGCGGTTTGTTAACAGTTGACCGTCAACCGTCAACAACCAACACAAATTACTAGCTATTGAGCGCAACTGGCTTTTGTGACTCAAGTCCGACTAATTTTTCGCTCAAATCCCATAGGCGTTCGGCTTTTTCGTCATCACGAGCTTGGGGAGAAACCTTTTGTACAAAAGACTTACCATCTTTTTTTTGACGATTTCCCCAACTCCAATAAGCACCAGATTGTTTGTATTCAGGTGCAGCAATCACATCTGCAACCCTCTCTCCTGCCAACTCTTGGGATACGTATCCGCCAGTGATGTACTTTTGGAACAAGGGGAAAATTTTCTGGAATAGGGGATAGTGATTGCGGAATAGTGGTGTTTCGGCAACACAACCGGGATAAAGGGAAGTGAAGGTAATGCCGGTAGATTCGTGATAACGGCGATGTAGTTCCCGCATGGTCAAGACGTTACAAACTTTGCTGTCTTTGTAAGCCTTTACTGGTTCAAATTTCTTACCGTCAATCATAGAAATTGGTGGTTTAAAGCCTTGGGCAAACCCTTCCAAATTACCCAAGTCTGGGCGCGGAGGAATTTTACCACCTAGCTCGTCTGGGTTGTGGGTGACAGTTCCTAAAATCACAAGTCGTTTATCCACAGCCGATGACTTCTGCAAATCTTCAAGCATGAGCTTACACAGCAGAAAATGACCAAGGTGATTGGTGGTCATTGTCAATTCGTAACCTTCTGGGCTGCGTAAAGGCTCTTTGATTAAGGGCATATAAATGGCAGCATTGCACAATAGAGCGTCTAAGGATTTGCCAGTAGCTCTAAAGTCATTCACAAACTGGCGCACACTATCCAATGAGCCTAAGTCAATATGTATGATGCTGTAGCTATCCTTGGGGATGCCAACTTCTTGCGCGGCTTGTTCTGCTTTCTCTAAATTGCGGCAAGCCATGACGACGTGCCATCCTCTTTTAGCAAGGGCTTTTGCAGCGTACAAACCAACCCCAGAAGAAGCTCCAGTGACTATAACTGTTGATTTTCGATCCTGTGCCATTGTCTTAAGACTCTATGTAATCGCCTTTTCCTATTTTCAGGATCTTACCTCAAGGAGTTGCTACCTCTGATTGGTTGATTACTGACTGTTACATAGAGTCACATCAATCTTAACTTTTAGTTCAAATTGCTTAATAAATCTGGTTGCCGTTTGGCAAAATTTAAAACTTTCTGAGCCAAGGTCAGGCTATTGACTCACATATAGGAATGATATCTGCATGAGAAATGGTATGTAGAAGGTGGGTGGTGCAAAATACCGTACTTCCTTGAAATGCTTGCTTTATCATCGAATATCTAATTCGTAAACAAAATCTTAAGATACTATTCGCTTGCTCATCAGACCAATCAGTGAGTGATCCTCATAATGCGATCGCCGCAGGAAGACATTGTTTTCTCGTGGAAATGAGGAGTCCTTTCTGATTCCACATCTTCCAGAATGATGAGTGAGGGGGTACCCAAACCTGATAGATTAAGCTATCAGCGAGTAAAAACTGGTGAAAATGAAAGTCCTAGTTATTGGTGGCGATGGATATTGCGGTTGGGCAACCGCACTTTATCTTTCCAATCGCGGTTATGAAGTTGGAATATTAGATAGTTTGGTGCGTCGGCACTGGGATAATGAACTGGGTATCGAAACTCTGACTCCGATCGCACCAATTCAGCAACGTCTCCAGCGCTGGCAAGATTTAACAGGCAAATCTATTGACCTGTTTGTTGGCGATATTACCAACTATGAATTTCTCCAAAAAGCGTTGCATAAATTTGAGCCAAATGCCATAGTCCATTTTGGCGAACAGCGTTCAGCACCATTTTCGATGATTGACCGCGAACACGCAGTTGTTACCCAGGTCAATAACGTTGTGGGTACGTTGAATTTGCTATATGCAATGAAGGAAGATTTTCCTGACTGTCACCTAGTGAAGTTAGGAACAATGGGGGAATACGGCACACCTAATATTGATATCGAAGAAGGCTACATCACCATTGAACACAATGGGCGCAAGGATACCCTACCTTATCCCAAGCAACCAGGTTCAATGTACCACTTGAGTAAAGTTCATGATAGCCACAATATCCATTTTGCTTGTCGGATTTGGGGATTGCGGGCAACAGACTTAAATCAAGGTGTGGTTTACGGCGTTCTCACCGAAGAAACGGGGATGGACGAACTCTTAATTAACCGACTAGATTACGATGGTGTGTTTGGTACAGCGTTAAACCGTTTCTGTATTCAAGCTGCAACAGGTCATCCCCTAACTGTTTATGGTACAGGTGGACAAACGCGCGGATTCTTGGATATTCGGGATACGGTGCGATGTGTGGAACTAGCGATCGCTAATCCGGCTCCATCGGGTGAGTTTCGTGTTTTTAACCAATTTACTGAACAATTCAGTGTTGGTGACTTGGCATTAATGGTGAAAAAAGCTGGCAATGCCTTGGGATTAAATGTAGAGATCAATAATCTCGATAATCCCAGAATCGAGAAAGAAGAACATTACTTCAATGCCAAAAACACTAAACTACTCGATTTAGGTTTGCAACCTCATTATCTCTCTGATTCTCTGCTAGATTCTCTCTTAAACTTTGCTGTCAAGTATCAAGGACGAGTTGATCAAAAGCAAATTTTACCTAAAGTTTCTTGGCATAGAAAATAAAAATAACACTGAAGCAAAAAGCTTTTTTGTTCTTCCAGGGTGTAAAAGTATGAGATTTTTCAACATCTAAACTCTCATACCTTTACACCCTATTTTTAGATCAGAAAAAGCTATAGCTGTCGCCAGTAGTGTTAGGACATCAATAGATGATACAACCTAGACACAAAAAGACTTTTCACCCAGTACCCAGTCCCTAATCCCTAGCTATATCTTTATGTTTCGTTGTAGATTTTCCCTTGAGGCAGAACCATATTGTCTAGACTCCCTAATCCCCATTCTTAAAAACGGCGTTCTAGAATTGCCTTGATGTTAGGGATAGCGGCGGCGATGGATGCAAAATCTGGGGTGGTTTGTTGCCAACTTTCTCGCTCTTCTAGTCGTTCCGCCCAGGCTAGCAGACGGGGGTAATCATCTAAAGAGAACCCAAAAAGGGGGAGAGAAGGAATCAACGTACCTGCAACCACTTCTGCCAGTGTGAAATCTTTGCCTGCAAAGTAAATCTGTTCACCTAAAAGAGTTTCATAAAACTGTAAAATTTTCGCTACTGCCTCTTGAGCCGATACGAGTTTTTTGGCATCGGTATCTAATTCTACTAATGGCCGAGTCAAGATGACTGTAGCAGGCTGAAGCTCGCTGATTGTGATCATTTCTACCATACGAACTGTAGCGATCGCTCCAGGCTCACTAGGAATCAACGAGGGAGTAGGATATTTTGTCTCTAGATAATCCAAAATTGCCAAAGATTCTATCACCCGTAAGCCATTATCCACTATCACAGGTACGCGCTGGAGGGGATTAATTGCCGTGAATTCCTCTTGAAACTGATCACCATTGAGATTCAACAACAATGGTTCAAAAGGGATTTGTTTTTCTAGTAAGGCTACCCAAACTCGACGAGCATTAACAGAGATGGGATTGTAGTAAAACTTCAGCATCACAACCCTAAGTTATAAACTACGCTCAGGGATTATATCCTTTCGTTAAGTGATTGTACAAAATACTGAAAAATCTAGCACAATAAAATTACAAGTTTTCCCTAAAATTCTTATTGCCCAAAACTTAATAGATTTTCTTTGGTGTGGTGTGGTTCGTGTTGATTCACAACTAGACTTACTTACCCGCAAACATTGAGAGGTGTCCTTATGGATGCTAATAAACTTCTAGATCTATATAACGCAGGAGAACGAAAATTTCACAGAGCAAATCTGCATCAAGCTAACCTTTATGCTTTTGATTTGAGGGGGGCAAATTTTGCCGAAGCTGATTTAAGTGGAGCAAACCTTAGTCAAGCTAATTTGAGCGGATGTAATCTCAGTCGTGCTAATTTAACTGATGCAGACTTGAGTGGAGCTAACTTGAGTGGAGCTAACTTGAGTGAAGTCAACTTCATCGGTGCAGACTTAATTAGCACCAATTTAAAACAAAGCAATCTCAGTCGAGCAGATTTACGGGGTGCCAATTTAATTTTGGCAAACTTATTCAGTGCTAACCTGAGCGAAGCGGAAATGAGCGGTGCTGATTTAAGTGGCGCTAATCTCAAACAAGCAAACTTAATTGGTAGCAACGTCATGGAAGCAGAATTGAGAGGGGCAAATTTCTCTGGGGCTGTAATTACAGAGCAAGAAATCACTGGTAGAGTTTTGCGCTTAGGTCTCTCTCACAGATGGATAACTTGGGCTGGTTGTCATTGACTCAGACAAAATACACTAGGGTAACCAGAGTATCTGTTACCCTAATAAATCTGGGGCAGTCGTTGAAAAACTGCCTCCTGTATTTTCATAGCTAGCTTGCTTGTACAATTTTAGTAAACCAAAGGAGTTGCACCGCGCATCTGACGGAAAGAGTTGATGCAAGCAGGACAGTCGCAACCAAACAAGGTAATTGCTATATCGCTTTCTGCATCGTTGAACTCCAACATAGGAGCATCTTCTTGGGAAAATTCTATTTCCGGCTCATAGTTAGGCACTTGGGCTAAAACAGAAGCCCTAGCACAGACCAAACCAACCTTATGTTTATTTCTGATACAAGATAACTTATCTGTGTTTTTGACTTCTGGCTCAATTGCTTGTGCATGATTGACCATAACTGTCATAGACAGAATAGATGCTATCAAAACGGGGCTAGAAATTAGAGTTAGGATAAATTTGTTCATGGGTTTCCTTGGAAATTAATTCTGACAATTCAGAATACTCCGATTAAATCTTACAGTGATACTGATTGTCCATCAGGAGATTATGTTGCCTAGTCAGGATTTTTGTCTAGGATAGGGCAAGCAAAAGTGACAATAGTGTTGTTACTTATTTATTGCGCTGCGCGTGTCAGTTGTCAGTTGTTGAAAGGATCTGGTCTGGTTTAATGCCTCATCCCCTCATGGGTGGTTTTTAGGTGTCTTCTTGAAAAGTTGCTCCTCTTGGGTAGAAACCAAGACCGCACTTTTCGCTTTGCCACTGACCACTGACTACTGACAAAAACTCCATCCCCTGGTGGGTGGAGTTTTTATCATTTACATCAATAAATTTATTTACTGATTGAACCAAGCTATAGCAATATTAGCAATGATGGGACAAGAAGAATAATTAGATACTACTTTGGGGTTTTGGGTTGAAATATCAAGTATGTACCTCCCAAACCTTCCACAATTGTGCGTGTGTTAGCGATCATCATATTTTGATAAGTGTCACCATCGCTTGTTGGTTCTCCCAATCCTTGAGTGTATAGTTGCCGTTCTGACAATTTTACTTCCGCCTCAGTAGCAATAGATTCCATCACTTTTAATGTATCTGTCATATCTGCAAAGATTGTCGGTACATTAGATTTTTGGATATACTGAGTCAGATTTTTGATTCTCTGATCTGTTACTTGTTCTTCAATGCCAATAGTAGTGGAGGGAATGCCATAGGCATTTGTGTAATAATTTATTGCATTATAAGTTGTTACTAATTTGCGCTTTTCTTTGGGAATAGTGGCAATTTTTAATTTAATCCAATTATCTAGTTGAGTTAATTCGGTTTTAATTTTTTTTGTATTATCACCATAAATGGAGGCATTACTGGGTTCCAACTTTCTCAGGTTGCTATTAATAACTTCCAACATCTTTATAGCATTTTTAGGATTATGCCAAACATAAGGGTTATTTACTCTACGAGAATTTACAGGGATTTGCTGTGGCACAGGAACTGCAATTTGACTCACAGCAATTTTAGGTGCAGAGTTTTTGGTGGTATTTATTAGCTTGATTAATTCTGACTCAAGATTATAACCGTTATAGAGAATTAGATTAGCCTGCTCAAGAGCATTTTTATCTTCTGCTGTTGCTTGATAAAGCTGAGGTGCTTTGTTAGGGGGAATTAAGCAGATGAGATTAATCGTATTTTCAGCAATCTGTCTAGTTAAATCACACAGTACACTTGTGGTTGCTACAACTTTCGGGAGATTTTCATCAACCACATTGGCAGTCTGGGTAAAAGATATACTTGTAGTTTGATTTCTACATCCAACAAATGTAGTGGTGAAAATAGTTAAAATTACTCGTAACAAATTGTTGGCTAATACTTTTTTTGGCATTATTTACTGTTGTTGACTGGATAAAAATAATAGATATTTGTTAATCAAATTATACTAATTTTTAGTTGGCTGGAAGATCAAATGATTCCCTATTAGCTATTACCTATAGGGCTACCATTTGATTCTTATATTACAGTCGGCTTGTGGTGGGCAATGCCTACTCTAGTAGTATTTAGATTATGCAATAGTCAAATCAGATTTTTGTAGGAGTCAATTGAATATAAGAATAAAGGCACAGCAATGCTGTGCCTCCAAAAATTTATGCTTTTTCACTTCAAAAATTACCAGTGGGTAACTTCCCTTGTAATAACTGAAGCTTAGTTTGGACGCAGTTGGCGCAGTTACAACCCAATTGATCGATGATGGGATTAGATGAGCGAGTTAAGTGTAGAGTGGTCGATTGGGAAATGGGCTGTGTGGACACTGCTGTAATGGCTTGTGTATCAAGTACAGAGTTGATACTAACTGCCTTTGCTGGGTTAGCTACCAGCAACATAGATGCGATCAGTACAGGACAGGCCAGTAAAACTAGTTTGACTAAGTACATAATTCACAAATAATTACTATTTCTGATACAGCATAGCCAATTTATTAACTATCTTCAACTTTAGTGAATAAATACTAATTAATTACGTCCAAATCCTTGACCCCGTAAAATCTTTGACCAAATGAGTAATTCTCCTTTTTCACCACCTGCGGCAATTAGCTTACCTTGGGGATGCCATGCTAGGGCGGAAAATCCATCGGCTACACCCGTAAGAATTTGGGATACTTCCTTGGCTTTGTTCCACAAACAAAGCCAGCCATCAGTTGCAGCCGAGGCTAGTAAGAAGCTTTTAGGTGCAAAGGCGATCGCATTAATCACACCTACATGATTAGTTAACACTCGCGCTTCCCATCCCAAGTTCTCATCTTCTAGCTTTTCCCACGCCACAATACCTTCCACACTGGCAGAGGCTAGTATTGGTGCGCCTAGTTTGGTGGTTGCTTCTGACCATGCTAGTTGGCGAATCTTACCGGGAAAGCCACGCATGACCCAAGGGTCGGGATTATTCCATTCCAACACGGTGACGCTACGATCCATGTTGCCTGAAGCCAGGAATTTACCATCAGGCGACCAAGCCATAGTCACACTCACAGTAGGCATATTGAGAATATATGGTTCTTCATCCCAGTCTTGGGCGTGCCAAATTTTGATGCCTTTGTTACCACCAATTGCTAGGTATTGACCATCAATCCGCCAATCAATACTCAATGCGGATGAGTCGGCAAAATTCAGGGTAGTGACAACCTCACGAGTATCAGCGTCCCAAATTTGTACATAACGCCCCAAACTAAAAGCCAACTGGTTGCTAGCGTGACTCCAAGCTAACTTGTCTACCCATGCAGGTGCATTTTCTAAGGTGGCGATTAATTCCTGTCCTTGCCAGATTTTCACCCGTCCATCTTGTCCACCAACGGCGAGAAATTTGCCATCAGGGGAGAAAGCGAGACAATCGACAGACTGGCCATTACCAGCTTGCAGCGTTGTTAACTCACCATCCTGCCACAGTACTACTTCCCCAGCCGCCGAAGTTGCGGCTAGAGTATTCCCTTGTGGAGACCAGGCGATCGCTGTTACGTATTCTGCCAGCATCCCTGAATAGTGTTCTTCAAATTCCTTATTTTTGCTGCTTGTTAGGTTCATACGTTGTTTAGAGAAGTGAGAGGTGAGAGATTAGAGGTTGGAGGTTAGGGGTTAGTAAATATCTTTTTAACTAGTCCTTCGCCTCTAGCCCCCTAGCCCTCTAGTGTCTTTTAAGCAAAACAAGCGAGAAAATCTTGCTTGAGTTGGGCTTCATCTAAATTGCGACCGATGAATACTAGTTCGTTTTTGCGTTTTTCGTTGGGTTTCCAGAGGCGATCGGGTCTACCATCGAATATCATATGCACCCCTTGGAAGACAAATCTATTATCTTCCCCAGCAATATTTAATATGCCCTTCATACGGAAGATATCAGTCCCTTGGGTACGCAACAATTCGGAAATCCAAGCGTTTAATTTTTCCCCGTCGAGTTCACCCTCTTGTACTAAAGCCACAGAAAAAACAGTATCATCATGTTCGTGGGCATCTTCACCTAAAAAATTGGGATCTATCTCTAAAGCACGATCTAAATCAAAGGCTTTCACACCCAACAAAGCGTCCATTGCTAACTCAGAATTACGAGTACGGTAGATTTTGGCGATCGCATTCATCGACCTAATCCGCTTTTCCAATTCATCTAATTCTGATGGGGTAACTAAATCCGTTTTATTAAGTAAAATCACATCAGCAAAGGCAATC comes from the Nostoc sp. PCC 7120 = FACHB-418 genome and includes:
- a CDS encoding glutathione S-transferase family protein — encoded protein: MLKFYYNPISVNARRVWVALLEKQIPFEPLLLNLNGDQFQEEFTAINPLQRVPVIVDNGLRVIESLAILDYLETKYPTPSLIPSEPGAIATVRMVEMITISELQPATVILTRPLVELDTDAKKLVSAQEAVAKILQFYETLLGEQIYFAGKDFTLAEVVAGTLIPSLPLFGFSLDDYPRLLAWAERLEERESWQQTTPDFASIAAAIPNIKAILERRF
- a CDS encoding pentapeptide repeat-containing protein yields the protein MDANKLLDLYNAGERKFHRANLHQANLYAFDLRGANFAEADLSGANLSQANLSGCNLSRANLTDADLSGANLSGANLSEVNFIGADLISTNLKQSNLSRADLRGANLILANLFSANLSEAEMSGADLSGANLKQANLIGSNVMEAELRGANFSGAVITEQEITGRVLRLGLSHRWITWAGCH
- a CDS encoding metal ABC transporter substrate-binding protein, coding for MPKKVLANNLLRVILTIFTTTFVGCRNQTTSISFTQTANVVDENLPKVVATTSVLCDLTRQIAENTINLICLIPPNKAPQLYQATAEDKNALEQANLILYNGYNLESELIKLINTTKNSAPKIAVSQIAVPVPQQIPVNSRRVNNPYVWHNPKNAIKMLEVINSNLRKLEPSNASIYGDNTKKIKTELTQLDNWIKLKIATIPKEKRKLVTTYNAINYYTNAYGIPSTTIGIEEQVTDQRIKNLTQYIQKSNVPTIFADMTDTLKVMESIATEAEVKLSERQLYTQGLGEPTSDGDTYQNMMIANTRTIVEGLGGTYLIFQPKTPK
- a CDS encoding WD40 repeat domain-containing protein: MNLTSSKNKEFEEHYSGMLAEYVTAIAWSPQGNTLAATSAAGEVVLWQDGELTTLQAGNGQSVDCLAFSPDGKFLAVGGQDGRVKIWQGQELIATLENAPAWVDKLAWSHASNQLAFSLGRYVQIWDADTREVVTTLNFADSSALSIDWRIDGQYLAIGGNKGIKIWHAQDWDEEPYILNMPTVSVTMAWSPDGKFLASGNMDRSVTVLEWNNPDPWVMRGFPGKIRQLAWSEATTKLGAPILASASVEGIVAWEKLEDENLGWEARVLTNHVGVINAIAFAPKSFLLASAATDGWLCLWNKAKEVSQILTGVADGFSALAWHPQGKLIAAGGEKGELLIWSKILRGQGFGRN
- a CDS encoding CobW family GTP-binding protein — its product is MMADVITDSVPVTVLTGYLGAGKTTLLNHILTYEHGKKVAVIVNEFGEVGIDNQLVIDADEEIFEMNNGCICCTVRGDLIRIISNLMKRRDKFDHLVIETTGLADPAPVIQTFFVDEDMQSQLSLDAVVTLVDAKHIWQHWDADEAQEQIAFADVILLNKTDLVTPSELDELEKRIRSMNAIAKIYRTRNSELAMDALLGVKAFDLDRALEIDPNFLGEDAHEHDDTVFSVALVQEGELDGEKLNAWISELLRTQGTDIFRMKGILNIAGEDNRFVFQGVHMIFDGRPDRLWKPNEKRKNELVFIGRNLDEAQLKQDFLACFA